In one Komagataeibacter sp. FNDCR2 genomic region, the following are encoded:
- a CDS encoding lysylphosphatidylglycerol synthase domain-containing protein, whose protein sequence is MRQFTLIAGAFGIGLTIWMLGRFGLRDILWLIAAGGWSIPAVIVFHASQVCASAQAWRILAQTGRRPLGFMDFFALRCAREGINNLLPVAQVGGEVITTRLLARRDGLGIRRAAASTICDLTIELLSQVTFTLVGLGVLFCLVHRSHVTDELMESALAAFLLGAVFLGSQYLGAVSVVERLLVRIAAHLGWDGVEDIRGLHHEILALYRTHENSVRAGALQLLGWSLGTFEVFLILDAMGHPLSLADSFVIESVGQAAKSAGFAVPGALGVSEGGYIIIGGLFGLSPQVGIALSLIKRLREIAWGLPSLLAWQAMEIRWIRPDPSPAKEIHLPGQP, encoded by the coding sequence ATGCGGCAGTTCACCCTCATCGCCGGGGCATTCGGGATCGGTCTTACCATATGGATGCTCGGGCGTTTCGGCCTGCGCGACATTCTCTGGCTGATCGCGGCTGGCGGGTGGAGCATTCCCGCCGTCATCGTTTTCCATGCAAGCCAGGTCTGCGCCTCGGCGCAGGCGTGGCGCATCCTGGCCCAGACCGGGCGGCGTCCGCTGGGTTTCATGGATTTCTTCGCCCTGCGCTGCGCGCGTGAAGGGATCAACAACCTCCTGCCGGTGGCGCAGGTGGGGGGGGAAGTCATAACGACCCGCCTGCTGGCCCGGCGCGACGGGCTGGGCATACGGCGGGCGGCGGCATCCACCATATGCGACCTGACGATCGAACTGCTCAGTCAGGTTACGTTCACGCTGGTCGGGCTGGGGGTGCTGTTCTGTCTCGTTCATCGTTCGCATGTGACGGATGAGCTGATGGAAAGCGCGCTGGCGGCGTTCCTGCTGGGGGCGGTTTTCCTGGGCAGCCAGTATCTTGGCGCCGTCTCGGTCGTGGAAAGGCTGCTGGTGCGCATCGCCGCCCATCTGGGGTGGGACGGGGTGGAGGACATCCGGGGCCTGCACCATGAAATCCTGGCCCTCTACCGCACGCACGAAAACTCGGTGCGCGCGGGGGCGTTGCAACTGCTGGGCTGGTCGCTGGGCACGTTCGAGGTTTTTCTCATTCTCGATGCGATGGGGCACCCGCTTTCACTGGCTGACAGTTTTGTGATCGAGAGCGTGGGGCAGGCCGCGAAGTCCGCCGGGTTTGCCGTACCGGGGGCGCTGGGGGTGTCGGAAGGCGGTTATATCATCATCGGGGGGCTGTTCGGCCTGTCGCCGCAGGTGGGGATCGCGCTGTCCCTGATCAAGCGCCTGCGTGAGATCGCATGGGGCCTGCCCTCGCTTCTGGCATGGCAGGCGATGGAAATACGCTGGATCCGTCCCGACCCGTCCCCCGCCAAGGAAATACACCTGCCCGGCCAGCCATGA
- the ribH gene encoding 6,7-dimethyl-8-ribityllumazine synthase — protein MSTNTPSTPARLEFAHPPRLAIVVSRFNENVTHGLRDGALAWLAEHAISMREEDVMYAPGAYELPLLAQTLARTGRYDGVVCLGCVIKGDTAHFEFISLGTAIGLQQASLNTEVPIAFGVLTTYTDEQAVVRSRDDVHNKGREAVAACVESLALLQKIRGC, from the coding sequence ATGAGTACCAACACCCCCTCCACCCCCGCGCGCCTTGAGTTCGCCCACCCGCCGCGTCTTGCCATCGTGGTCAGCCGTTTCAATGAGAACGTGACCCACGGCCTGCGCGACGGCGCGCTGGCATGGCTGGCGGAACATGCGATTTCCATGCGTGAGGAAGATGTCATGTATGCGCCGGGCGCGTATGAACTGCCCCTGCTGGCGCAGACACTGGCCCGTACCGGCCGGTATGACGGCGTGGTCTGCCTTGGCTGCGTGATCAAGGGCGACACCGCGCATTTCGAATTCATAAGCCTTGGAACGGCGATTGGCCTGCAACAGGCATCGCTGAACACGGAAGTGCCGATCGCCTTTGGCGTGCTGACAACCTACACCGATGAGCAGGCCGTGGTCCGTTCGCGCGATGATGTGCACAACAAGGGGCGTGAAGCCGTGGCCGCCTGTGTTGAAAGTCTCGCATTGCTTCAGAAAATCAGAGGCTGCTAG
- the ribB gene encoding 3,4-dihydroxy-2-butanone-4-phosphate synthase: protein MPPAVAQAVATIRRGGMIILVDDEDRENEGDLVMAAEFMTPEAMNFMVTHARGLVCMPMSPERIAQLDLPMMTQVNTCPRGTAFTVSIEAREGVTTGISAADRARTVLVAAAPDATAADLVSPGHIFPLRAVPGGTVARPGHTEASVDLARMAGLIPAAVICEIMNADGSMSRMDDLRPFAERHGLQILSIAELARWLAAHPLDGGTDAPAGIEQVARARLPGRFGGPDMMIHAFRAADGTEHVAMVKGDPAAPGTVPLVRLHSECVTGDALGSLRCDCGAQLQGALQQIGQAKAGVLVYVRGHEGRGIGLANKIRAYALQDEGLDTVDANHRLGFETDARDWHAASAILHALGVNRLDLLTNNPDKVRALQQHGFDVRERIALQVAANPFNRAYLEAKRTRMGHALCEPETADIH from the coding sequence ATGCCCCCGGCGGTGGCGCAGGCTGTCGCCACCATTCGCCGGGGCGGAATGATCATCCTTGTGGATGATGAGGACCGCGAGAACGAAGGTGATCTGGTCATGGCCGCCGAGTTCATGACCCCCGAGGCCATGAACTTCATGGTCACGCATGCCCGTGGGCTGGTGTGCATGCCCATGTCGCCCGAACGGATCGCCCAGCTTGACCTGCCCATGATGACGCAGGTGAACACCTGCCCGCGCGGCACGGCGTTCACCGTCTCGATCGAGGCGCGTGAAGGCGTCACCACTGGCATCTCCGCCGCCGATCGCGCGCGCACGGTGCTCGTGGCGGCAGCACCCGACGCCACGGCGGCCGACCTTGTCTCGCCGGGGCATATCTTCCCGCTGCGCGCGGTGCCCGGCGGTACGGTCGCGCGTCCCGGCCATACGGAGGCATCGGTCGATCTGGCGCGCATGGCGGGGCTGATCCCCGCGGCCGTGATCTGTGAGATCATGAATGCCGATGGCAGCATGTCCCGCATGGATGACCTGCGCCCCTTTGCCGAAAGGCACGGGTTGCAGATCCTTTCCATCGCGGAGCTGGCGCGCTGGCTTGCGGCCCATCCGCTGGACGGCGGGACGGACGCGCCCGCCGGTATCGAGCAGGTCGCCCGCGCCCGCCTGCCCGGCCGCTTTGGCGGGCCGGACATGATGATCCATGCCTTCCGCGCGGCGGACGGGACCGAGCACGTGGCCATGGTGAAGGGCGATCCGGCGGCTCCCGGCACCGTTCCGCTGGTACGCCTGCATTCCGAATGCGTGACCGGGGATGCGCTGGGTTCGCTGCGCTGTGACTGTGGCGCGCAGTTGCAGGGCGCGCTCCAGCAGATCGGCCAGGCAAAGGCCGGGGTGCTGGTATACGTGCGCGGGCATGAAGGGCGCGGCATCGGGCTGGCCAACAAGATCCGCGCCTATGCCCTGCAGGACGAGGGGCTGGACACGGTGGACGCCAACCACCGCCTTGGCTTCGAGACCGATGCGCGCGACTGGCATGCGGCGTCCGCCATCCTGCATGCGCTGGGCGTGAACCGGCTCGACCTGCTGACCAACAACCCCGACAAGGTGCGCGCCCTGCAACAGCATGGCTTTGACGTGCGCGAGCGCATTGCCCTGCAGGTTGCGGCCAATCCCTTCAACCGCGCCTATCTGGAAGCCAAGCGGACCCGGATGGGCCATGCCCTGTGCGAGCCGGAAACGGCGGACATACACTGA
- a CDS encoding riboflavin synthase, translated as MFSGIIEHQGRVSAARRLDRDLEITVATGITDLSLGESIAVNGVCLTITSFDAAGTAMFFLSSETLACTALGRIEAGHIVNLERAVTPATRLSGHIVQGHVDGTARLLGVEKTGEGRHITFAVPARLRRYLVEKGSITLDGISLTLNEVGAPGGDGCAADMFRIALMIIPHTWDHTSLGTLKPGDAVNVEVDVIAKYVESVCQYR; from the coding sequence ATGTTTTCTGGTATTATCGAGCACCAGGGCCGCGTAAGCGCGGCGCGCAGGCTGGACCGGGATCTGGAAATAACGGTTGCAACCGGCATTACCGATCTCAGCCTGGGTGAAAGCATCGCCGTCAATGGCGTGTGCCTCACCATCACCTCGTTTGACGCGGCGGGCACGGCCATGTTCTTCCTCAGTTCGGAAACGCTGGCCTGTACCGCGCTGGGCCGGATCGAAGCCGGTCATATCGTCAATCTGGAGCGCGCGGTCACCCCGGCCACGCGCCTGTCGGGCCATATCGTGCAGGGGCATGTGGATGGCACGGCGCGGCTGCTGGGCGTGGAAAAGACGGGCGAGGGACGCCATATCACCTTTGCGGTGCCCGCGCGCCTGCGGCGCTACCTGGTGGAGAAGGGGTCCATCACGCTCGATGGCATCAGCCTGACACTGAACGAGGTCGGCGCGCCGGGCGGTGACGGCTGTGCGGCGGACATGTTCCGCATTGCCCTCATGATCATTCCCCACACGTGGGACCATACCAGCCTTGGCACCCTGAAGCCGGGAGACGCGGTGAATGTCGAGGTCGATGTCATCGCCAAATATGTGGAGAGCGTATGTCAGTACCGTTGA
- the ribD gene encoding bifunctional diaminohydroxyphosphoribosylaminopyrimidine deaminase/5-amino-6-(5-phosphoribosylamino)uracil reductase RibD, which yields MPEAVRRAFYAAVDEAARHVGATAPNPPVGCALLDRGGTILAVGGHHRAGTPHAEIQAINQCRDRGLLDRAHAAVVTLEPCNHTGRTGPCSQALLATPVREVWIGVRDPNPHVEGGGADYLRQHGCAVHVLQPTGAQAPVLAMCRSLLAPFTHFMHTGQPWITVKQALDAAGSMVPPAGRTTFTSDASLDLAHRLRRATDAVITTGGTIRADSPALTVRRVPDHPGRAARILAICTRSGEVDDAYLLAARGRGFDVRLCTDIEALPDMLGQAGVTWAMVEAGPALLAEIRARNLWHDWLTITAGDGVDHLDVRVRTGDVTPLRLFPEFAPEPPAMKES from the coding sequence ATGCCCGAAGCGGTCAGGCGCGCCTTTTACGCGGCGGTGGACGAGGCGGCCCGTCATGTCGGCGCGACCGCGCCCAACCCCCCGGTGGGCTGTGCGCTGCTGGACCGTGGCGGCACCATCCTTGCCGTGGGCGGCCACCACCGCGCCGGTACCCCCCATGCCGAGATACAGGCCATAAACCAGTGCCGCGACCGCGGCCTGCTCGATCGCGCCCATGCCGCCGTGGTGACGCTGGAACCATGCAACCATACCGGGCGGACCGGCCCGTGTTCGCAGGCGCTGCTGGCCACGCCGGTGCGTGAGGTCTGGATCGGGGTGCGCGATCCCAACCCCCATGTCGAAGGGGGCGGGGCCGATTACCTGCGCCAGCACGGATGCGCCGTGCATGTGCTCCAGCCCACGGGCGCGCAGGCCCCGGTTCTGGCGATGTGCCGCAGCCTGCTGGCTCCCTTTACCCATTTCATGCACACGGGCCAGCCGTGGATCACCGTAAAGCAGGCGCTGGACGCCGCCGGTTCCATGGTGCCGCCCGCTGGCCGCACGACCTTTACCTCCGACGCCTCGCTCGACCTCGCGCACCGGCTGCGCCGTGCGACGGACGCCGTGATCACCACGGGCGGCACCATCCGTGCCGACAGCCCCGCACTGACCGTGCGCCGCGTGCCGGACCATCCCGGTCGCGCCGCGCGTATCCTTGCCATCTGCACCCGTAGCGGCGAGGTGGATGACGCCTACCTGCTGGCCGCCCGCGGGCGGGGCTTCGATGTCCGCCTGTGCACCGACATCGAAGCCCTGCCCGACATGCTGGGCCAGGCGGGCGTGACCTGGGCAATGGTGGAGGCCGGCCCCGCGCTGCTGGCCGAAATCCGCGCGCGCAACCTGTGGCATGACTGGCTGACCATTACCGCGGGCGACGGGGTGGACCACCTTGATGTGCGCGTGCGCACCGGGGATGTGACCCCGCTGCGCCTTTTTCCCGAATTCGCCCCTGAACCCCCCGCCATGAAGGAGTCATGA
- a CDS encoding MIP/aquaporin family protein, which translates to MTVARQPGFHPAEDRPLAGAAHPDHPLHWKLYGCELIATAVLMLCGIVSVTVLTTPYTPVGRVLDHHPIAQTALCGLFFGLSGTVAAFTPFGRVSGAHVSPSVSLAFSLAGRLGGVDLCGYMVAQMAGACVATLVLAVVGHMLPGWGHMVQASAYAATIPFSGVAVIWPLVTEVVLTGLLVLMLFCLAAHPTLKWVTPWAGGLFFLVCNPVSAWLSGNSSNLARSFGPALMAGQWHAFWIYALGPFMGAALATWLLQSKWFDRIEVEEARLVNFGHHGRVPSLLHPGRRAGRPVREVKGDAG; encoded by the coding sequence ATGACCGTAGCCCGTCAGCCCGGTTTCCATCCCGCCGAGGACCGTCCCCTTGCCGGCGCCGCGCATCCGGACCATCCCCTGCACTGGAAACTGTATGGCTGCGAACTGATCGCGACGGCGGTGCTGATGCTCTGCGGCATCGTTTCCGTCACCGTGCTGACCACGCCCTATACCCCTGTTGGCCGGGTGCTGGACCACCATCCCATCGCCCAGACCGCGCTGTGCGGGCTGTTTTTCGGGCTGTCGGGCACGGTGGCCGCGTTCACGCCGTTCGGGCGGGTCAGCGGGGCGCATGTCAGCCCCTCCGTCTCGCTGGCATTCAGCCTGGCGGGGCGGCTGGGGGGCGTGGATCTGTGCGGGTACATGGTGGCGCAGATGGCGGGCGCGTGCGTGGCGACGCTGGTGCTGGCGGTTGTGGGGCACATGCTGCCGGGGTGGGGGCATATGGTGCAGGCCTCCGCCTATGCCGCGACCATTCCCTTTTCGGGGGTGGCGGTCATATGGCCGCTGGTGACGGAGGTGGTGCTGACCGGCCTGCTGGTGCTCATGCTGTTCTGCCTGGCCGCGCATCCCACCCTGAAATGGGTGACGCCATGGGCGGGCGGGCTGTTCTTTCTTGTCTGCAACCCGGTTTCGGCCTGGCTGTCGGGCAACAGTTCCAACCTGGCCCGCAGCTTTGGTCCCGCCCTTATGGCCGGGCAGTGGCATGCGTTCTGGATCTACGCGCTGGGGCCGTTCATGGGAGCCGCGCTGGCCACATGGCTGCTACAGTCGAAGTGGTTCGACCGTATCGAGGTCGAGGAAGCGCGGCTGGTCAATTTCGGCCATCATGGCCGCGTTCCCTCCCTGCTGCATCCGGGCCGCCGTGCGGGCAGGCCGGTGCGGGAGGTGAAGGGGGATGCAGGGTGA
- a CDS encoding DUF3126 family protein: MSAMSSSEISRLQVCLRRLLGSPGLTVNAPPRAGLSVELAVNGEVVGTVHRDEDEGEVSYAVHMTVLEEDLPAPK, from the coding sequence ATGAGTGCCATGTCCTCTTCTGAAATTTCGCGCCTTCAGGTCTGCCTGCGTCGTCTGCTGGGTTCACCGGGGCTTACAGTCAACGCACCGCCGCGCGCCGGCCTGTCGGTCGAACTGGCCGTTAACGGCGAAGTGGTGGGAACGGTCCATCGTGACGAGGATGAAGGCGAAGTTTCCTACGCCGTACACATGACGGTGCTGGAAGAAGACCTGCCCGCCCCGAAATAA
- a CDS encoding DUF2939 domain-containing protein, whose translation MSYLSRMEIPGGVAALRRQQARWVCAGTLAAATSLYAASPFFTLWSITSAVRTHDMGSLNTCLKWESVRSSLKNQVVDGLIGPPHADDELPGFGESFASSAVSNAIDEEVRPDRLGTLVDHLLPQGPASASYHTWSAMVGLLGRVHMHFTHPGVFEASVIMPGHENETPLRLQMRIHAFQWKIDRVELPAAPPEPLIEASAGPVPQPLTQP comes from the coding sequence ATGTCTTATCTTTCCCGTATGGAAATTCCCGGCGGTGTCGCCGCCCTGCGCCGCCAGCAGGCGCGCTGGGTCTGCGCGGGCACGCTGGCGGCCGCGACATCGCTTTATGCGGCGTCGCCCTTTTTCACGCTGTGGTCGATTACATCGGCGGTCCGCACCCACGACATGGGCAGCCTGAACACCTGTCTCAAGTGGGAATCCGTGCGCAGCAGCCTGAAAAACCAGGTGGTGGATGGCCTGATCGGTCCCCCGCACGCGGATGACGAACTGCCCGGATTCGGGGAATCCTTCGCGTCCTCCGCCGTGTCCAACGCGATTGATGAGGAAGTGCGCCCCGACCGGCTGGGTACGCTGGTGGACCACCTGCTGCCGCAGGGTCCGGCCAGTGCGTCCTACCATACATGGTCCGCCATGGTGGGCCTGCTGGGGCGGGTGCATATGCATTTCACCCATCCGGGCGTGTTCGAGGCCAGCGTCATCATGCCGGGGCATGAAAACGAGACGCCGCTGCGCCTGCAGATGCGGATTCATGCCTTCCAGTGGAAGATCGACCGCGTGGAACTGCCCGCGGCCCCTCCCGAACCCCTGATCGAGGCCTCGGCGGGGCCGGTTCCGCAGCCCCTTACGCAGCCCTAG
- a CDS encoding molybdopterin-synthase adenylyltransferase MoeB: MNFTEEEIQRYARHILLPEVGGTGQDALKKARILIVGAGGLGSPVALYLAAAGVGRIGLVDDDVVDLSNLQRQIAHVTDRIGQPKVESAAQALRAINPGTRVDCHNVRLTADNARELVRGYDLVCDGSDNFATRYLVADACALERRTLVSAAVLRFEGQLSTFRPGGPCYRCLYPEAPPAGTVPSCAEAGVFGAVTGVMGTLQATEALKEILGIGESLAGRLLVWDALAMRFHTIALPADSDCALCGAHPSIHDLSAHRHAPAATCAVAAEPAS; this comes from the coding sequence ATGAATTTTACCGAGGAAGAGATCCAGCGCTACGCGCGCCACATCCTCCTGCCCGAAGTGGGCGGAACGGGTCAGGATGCCCTGAAAAAAGCACGTATTCTGATAGTTGGCGCAGGGGGCCTGGGCTCCCCTGTCGCGCTGTATCTCGCCGCCGCCGGGGTGGGCCGGATCGGGCTGGTCGATGACGACGTGGTGGACCTGTCCAATCTCCAGCGCCAGATCGCGCATGTGACCGACCGGATCGGTCAGCCAAAGGTCGAATCGGCGGCGCAGGCGCTGCGCGCGATCAATCCGGGAACACGGGTTGATTGTCATAACGTCCGGCTGACGGCGGACAACGCGCGCGAACTGGTGCGCGGCTACGACCTGGTCTGCGATGGCAGCGACAATTTCGCGACCCGCTATCTGGTGGCCGATGCCTGCGCGCTGGAACGGCGCACCCTTGTCTCCGCCGCCGTGCTGCGCTTTGAGGGGCAGCTTTCCACCTTCCGCCCCGGTGGGCCATGCTATCGCTGCCTGTACCCCGAAGCGCCACCGGCGGGCACCGTGCCTTCCTGCGCGGAAGCGGGGGTGTTCGGCGCGGTGACCGGCGTGATGGGCACGTTGCAGGCGACCGAGGCGCTGAAGGAAATCCTGGGAATAGGCGAAAGCCTTGCCGGTCGCCTGCTGGTATGGGACGCGCTGGCCATGCGCTTTCACACCATCGCGCTGCCAGCCGACTCCGATTGCGCCCTGTGTGGCGCGCACCCGTCCATCCATGACCTGTCGGCCCACCGCCACGCACCTGCCGCCACCTGCGCGGTGGCGGCGGAACCCGCGTCATGA
- a CDS encoding DsrE/DsrF/DrsH-like family protein gives MTPEGETAALAILLHDGTYARAHYAFMLAAGALAIDRPVIVFAAGRGVHALARDWSGLHDACDDRAVQARGVAGMDSLREAAIELGADLMACEAALKLRDLTPQLLLDGVRIAGIPTFLEAARGRQIITL, from the coding sequence ATGACGCCCGAGGGCGAGACAGCGGCGCTGGCCATCCTGCTTCATGATGGAACCTATGCCCGGGCGCATTACGCCTTCATGCTGGCGGCGGGCGCGCTGGCCATCGACCGCCCGGTCATCGTGTTCGCCGCCGGGCGCGGGGTGCATGCGCTGGCGCGTGACTGGAGCGGCCTGCACGACGCCTGCGATGACCGGGCGGTCCAGGCCCGTGGCGTCGCGGGGATGGACAGCCTGCGCGAAGCCGCGATCGAACTTGGCGCGGACCTCATGGCCTGCGAGGCGGCGCTGAAACTTCGTGACCTCACGCCGCAACTTCTGCTTGATGGTGTCCGGATAGCCGGGATCCCCACCTTTCTCGAAGCCGCCCGGGGGCGGCAGATCATAACCCTGTAA